One window from the genome of Anopheles merus strain MAF chromosome 3R, AmerM5.1, whole genome shotgun sequence encodes:
- the LOC121596428 gene encoding uncharacterized protein LOC121596428 isoform X2, which yields MTNDDSCSTSDACTGATDTADAGAAKRTKQPQQDDVAHLRRADNGQVRRKQRPSSTGLDGVIGPRTHLKLVSQELEWERKFRDDQLSRILKALIAFETRLKNEQSRIKQQLYEKDDVINRQNCAIKRMKRKLAAEDESTTVEEEGGEEVSVAEKNVALPATIDEVAQYCPKCRKNYYRLECRTSGTQTFEYCRDADGAESVNTENLSLNSVEYASSSEEQESSLYVRANSFKDARRSRKYTSKRSYQGYQRGTASRASSFKSNASGPATGTLAKLAERNARSRLSCPREEEPGCEAYVNIEPNANVPKIVIYENYESDKENKRMGDQNRQECDNNYDNVEPYSNRIDTLHGIHGRTGGRFNGKVLQEEQRSEEKRAGEYRLVGSSQRGDGSEQMELDDGTIFYEANASAGSVSNQQKYTEGMEMKQTIETNDDWYASASDMEDSDTALGKPYSNAAVNPVLECVNQILLQQSMDGFGDSNKDTNGEAPGEEEHYIKAQQTTPPPAKEHTAVRSKRVHFSTQNSMVQVPRISLQQTTGSSSNSSHGSANHRTKDDKVSPTYEIQSIYSNEYEPIGSEHNSYSNYYVDMESKLGSEDREREQALAEKRKTPPALPPKPANLLKLQQLSKGNQQQQQRQLVSTPVKGRTGSSAQSDIAESEPDYCSISEIQDSVKCVQIVAEIHKDACEDDYSLVDGEARDGEKKEQTEAIASQQRAELSVEEQKSCTELEESFADVPKLPNVAEIVPPKKEPLNKFISQDNYITKSSGSGSSASSSPAKTGGVATTPSKKDGEFREQLSEIIAEINKQSPAIRNASKKQIPVKELGSPFRGVSQIPSVTFQSKLKPVDKLSFLAKSSTGGLSGSIPSLSHNTPKLAASSIARPSLKPSMLKSSLSTKALSSTNLALGGGLNQFGSPVKTVSYIPNLKSVSVASPLATAGGTNAGVGCSPAKATTSPVKKVTSTLNLTVGTGTGASTATSTPVIIAEDSKLPIQAEFDWYNLDAEYGKSNQPDVIVEADPSTNGDEADGTGDEEQMEEEGGTESPSKKKPSQPEAVNGGSTGDCERSSSNAPSTTNTENGTGSVCGEEEEDEEEELENVEYNLDEEYKSLGPLVPPPDIIIQKSVHPPITPPKNGKIPYNSLSFKELMQLNETPKMHGPEAKAAKVAKAGGGGGGSLAGPENGPSGRNYEHFLDDSGLCSKPIILPRKKRVYYSGPFV from the exons ATGACGAATGACGATAGCTGCTCGACGTCCGACGCCTGTACTGGCGCAACCGACACCGCCGATGCCGGTGCAGCAAAGCGGACGAAGCAACCCCAGCAAGACGATGTGGCCCATCTGCGACGGGCTGACAATGGGCAGGTTCGGCGCAAGCAGCGCCCCTCCAGCACCGGCCTTGACGGGGTAATCGGCCCCCGGACCCACCTGAAGCTAGTCAGCCAGGAGCTGGAATGGGAGCGGAAGTTCCGGGACGATCAGCTGTCCCGCATACTGAAGGCGCTGATAGCGTTCGAGACGCGGCTAAAGAACGAGCAGAGCCGCATCAAGCAGCAGCTGTACGAGAAGGATGACGTTATCAACCGCCAGAACTGTGCGATCAAGCGGATGAAGCGCAAGCTGGCCGCGGAAGACGAGTCGACGacggtggaggaggagggtgGTGAGGAGGTGTCGGTAGCGGAGAAGAATGTCGCGCTACCGGCGACCATTGACGAGGTGGCCCAGTACTGCCCAAAGTGTCGCAAAAACTACTACCGGCTCGAGTGCCGTACGAGCGGGACGCAAACGTTCGAGTACTGTCGGGACGCGGACGGTGCGGAGAGTGTCAATACAG AAAACTTGTCCCTCAACAGTGTGGAGTACGCTTCGTCGAGCGAGGAACAGGAATCGTCCCTTTACGTGCGTGCGAACTCGTTCAAGGACGCACGGCGCAGCCGGAAGTACACGAGCAAGCGCTCCTACCAGGGCTACCAGCGGGGAACCGCCTCCCGGGCGAGCAGCTTCAAGAGCAATGCATCCGGCCCGGCCACCGGTACGCTAGCGAAGCTGGCCGAGCGAAACGCCCGCAGCCGGCTAAGTTGCCCGCGCGAGGAGGAGCCGGGCTGCGAGGCGTACGTTAACATCGAACCAAATGCGAATGTGCCTAAAATAGTAATCTACGAAAACTACGAAAGCGACAAGGAAAACAAGCGAATGGGAGATCAGAACCGGCAGGAGTGCGACAACAACTACGACAACGTCGAGCCGTACTCGAACCGCATCGACACGCTGCACGGCATCCACGGCCGAACCGGTGGCCGGTTCAACGGGAAGGTCCTGCAGGAGGAGCAACGAAGCGAGGAGAAGCGGGCTGGCGAGTACCGGCTCGTCGGGTCGTCCCAGCGGGGCGATGGCAGCGAGCAGATGGAGCTGGACGATGGGACCATCTTCTACGAGGCGAATGCCAGCGCCGGAAGCGTGAGCAATCAGCAAAAGTACACCGAAGGCATGGAGATGAAGCAAACGATCGAAACGAACGACGACTGGTACGCGAGCGCCAGCGACATGGAGGACTCGGACACGGCCCTCGGCAAACCGTACAGCAATGCCGCCGTCAATCCGGTGCTGGAGTGTGTCAATCAG ATACTTCTTCAACAATCGATGGATGGTTTTGGAGACAGCAACAAGGACACGAATGGGGAGGCGCCGGGCGAAGAGGAACACTACATAAAGGCACAGCAAACAACGCCACCGCCGGCGAAAGAGCACACGGCCGTCCGCTCGAAGCGCGTCCACTTTTCCACCCAAAACAGCATGGTGCAGGTGCCGCGGATATCGCTCCAGCAAacgaccggcagcagcagcaactccaGCCACGGGTCGGCCAACCATCGGACGAAGGACGACAAAGTGTCGCCGACGTACGAAATCCAGAGCATCTACAGCAACGAGTACGAGCCGATCGGGTCGGAGCACAACTCGTACTCGAACTACTACGTCGACATGGAGTCGAAGCTCGGCTCGGAGGACCGCGAGCGGGAGCAGGCACTGGCGGAAAAGCGCAAAACACCGCCCGCTCTCCCTCCGAAACCGGCCAACCTGCtgaagctgcagcagctgtcGAAGGgtaatcagcagcagcagcaacgacagCTTGTGTCAACACCGGTGAAAGGTCGCACCGGTTCGTCCGCCCAGAGTGACATTGCCGAGTCGGAGCCGGACTACTGTTCGATCAGCGAAATACAGGACTCGGTCAAGTGCGTACAGATAGTGGCGGAAATTCACAAGGACGCATGCGAAGACGATTACTCGCTGGTGGATGGGGAGGCGCGGGATGGGGAGAAGAAAGAGCAGACGGAAGCAATTGCCAGTCAGCAGCGAGCTGAGCTTTCGGTTGAGGAGCAAAAGAGTTGCACCGAGCTGGAGGAATCGTTCGCCGACGTGCCGAAGCTGCCGAACGTGGCGGAAATAGTGCCACCGAAGAAGGAACCACTGAACAAGTTCATTAGCCAGGACAACTACATCACCAAATCGTCCGGCAGTGGGTCGTCAGCGTCTTCGTCACCCGCCAAGACGGGTGGGGTAGCCACCACTCCCAGCAAAAAGGACGGCGAGTTCCGGGAACAGCTGTCGGAGATAATTGCGGAAATCAACAAACAGTCGCCCGCCATCCGGAACGCGTCGAAGAAGCAAATCCCGGTCAAGGAGCTTGGGTCACCGTTCCGGGGCGTCAGCCAGATACCGAGCGTTACGTTCCAGTCGAAGCTGAAGCCGGTTGATAAGCTAAGCTTTTTGGCCAAGAGCTCAACCGGCGGCCTGTCTGGATCGATTCCGAGCCTCAGCCACAATACACCGAAGCTGGCGGCGAGCTCAATTGCACGACCCTCCCTGAAACCTTCCATGCTAAAGTCATCCCTCTCGACGAAGGCTCTCTCGAGCACGAATCTCGCCCTTGGGGGTGGCTTGAATCAGTTCGGAAGTCCGGTGAAAACGGTTTCTTACATTCCGAACTTGAAGTCGGTGAGTGTGGCTAGTCCACTGGCGACTGCCGGTGGCACTAACGCCGGTGTGGGATGTTCACCAGCAAAAGCAACCACTTCACCGGTTAAAAAAGTGACAAGTACGCTCAATCTTACTGTCGGAACGGGCACTGGTGCCTCAACTGCCACCTCAACTCCCGTAATTATTGCGGAAGACAGCAAGCTACCGATACAGGCCGAGTTTGATTGGTACAATTTGGACGCGGAGTACGGTAAATCCAACCAGCCGGACGTGATTGTGGAAGCCGATCCCAGCACGAACGGTGACGAGGCGGATGGGACCGGCGATGAGGAGCAGATGGAGGAGGAAGGCGGTACTGAAAGTCCTTCCAAGAAGAAGCCATCCCAACCGGAAGCAGTAAACGGTGGTTCGACGGGTGATTGTGAACGGTCTTCAAGTAATGCGCCCTCTACCACTAACACCGAAAATGGAACTGGCAGTGTGTGtggcgaggaggaggaggatgaagAAGAGGAGCTGGAAAACGTTGAGTACAATCTGGACGAAGAGTACAAAAGCTTGGGACCGCTGGTGCCGCCGCCCGACATTATCATACAGAAAAGCGTTCACCCACCGATAACGCCGCCCAAGAATGGGAAAATCCCCTACAACAGTTTGTCGTTTAAGGAGCTAATGCAGCTTAACGAAACGCCCAAGATGCACGGACCGGAAGCGAAGGCGGCGAAGGTAGCAAAggcgggcggcggcggtggtggctcGCTCGCCGGGCCGGAGAATGGACCGAGCGGCAGAAACTATGAACACTTCCTGGACGATTCGGGGCTCTGCTCGAAGCCGATCATACTGCCGCGCAAGAAGCGCGTCTACTACTCCGGACCGTTCGTGTGA
- the LOC121596428 gene encoding uncharacterized protein LOC121596428 isoform X1, whose amino-acid sequence MREPIATAAPALTAGNVASVIVAPSTAATMFGITNAQIVQSFNGLPPLQADCAPAAAIVRAASRASSIGGAGRPSLKSSAAGSSGTSSPVTSVKRNSSSSSFSSGGDRRSVFYTDPEQSSTTEAAEKYDTMTNDDSCSTSDACTGATDTADAGAAKRTKQPQQDDVAHLRRADNGQVRRKQRPSSTGLDGVIGPRTHLKLVSQELEWERKFRDDQLSRILKALIAFETRLKNEQSRIKQQLYEKDDVINRQNCAIKRMKRKLAAEDESTTVEEEGGEEVSVAEKNVALPATIDEVAQYCPKCRKNYYRLECRTSGTQTFEYCRDADGAESVNTENLSLNSVEYASSSEEQESSLYVRANSFKDARRSRKYTSKRSYQGYQRGTASRASSFKSNASGPATGTLAKLAERNARSRLSCPREEEPGCEAYVNIEPNANVPKIVIYENYESDKENKRMGDQNRQECDNNYDNVEPYSNRIDTLHGIHGRTGGRFNGKVLQEEQRSEEKRAGEYRLVGSSQRGDGSEQMELDDGTIFYEANASAGSVSNQQKYTEGMEMKQTIETNDDWYASASDMEDSDTALGKPYSNAAVNPVLECVNQILLQQSMDGFGDSNKDTNGEAPGEEEHYIKAQQTTPPPAKEHTAVRSKRVHFSTQNSMVQVPRISLQQTTGSSSNSSHGSANHRTKDDKVSPTYEIQSIYSNEYEPIGSEHNSYSNYYVDMESKLGSEDREREQALAEKRKTPPALPPKPANLLKLQQLSKGNQQQQQRQLVSTPVKGRTGSSAQSDIAESEPDYCSISEIQDSVKCVQIVAEIHKDACEDDYSLVDGEARDGEKKEQTEAIASQQRAELSVEEQKSCTELEESFADVPKLPNVAEIVPPKKEPLNKFISQDNYITKSSGSGSSASSSPAKTGGVATTPSKKDGEFREQLSEIIAEINKQSPAIRNASKKQIPVKELGSPFRGVSQIPSVTFQSKLKPVDKLSFLAKSSTGGLSGSIPSLSHNTPKLAASSIARPSLKPSMLKSSLSTKALSSTNLALGGGLNQFGSPVKTVSYIPNLKSVSVASPLATAGGTNAGVGCSPAKATTSPVKKVTSTLNLTVGTGTGASTATSTPVIIAEDSKLPIQAEFDWYNLDAEYGKSNQPDVIVEADPSTNGDEADGTGDEEQMEEEGGTESPSKKKPSQPEAVNGGSTGDCERSSSNAPSTTNTENGTGSVCGEEEEDEEEELENVEYNLDEEYKSLGPLVPPPDIIIQKSVHPPITPPKNGKIPYNSLSFKELMQLNETPKMHGPEAKAAKVAKAGGGGGGSLAGPENGPSGRNYEHFLDDSGLCSKPIILPRKKRVYYSGPFV is encoded by the exons ACGGAAGCGGCAGAGAAGTATGACACGATGACGAATGACGATAGCTGCTCGACGTCCGACGCCTGTACTGGCGCAACCGACACCGCCGATGCCGGTGCAGCAAAGCGGACGAAGCAACCCCAGCAAGACGATGTGGCCCATCTGCGACGGGCTGACAATGGGCAGGTTCGGCGCAAGCAGCGCCCCTCCAGCACCGGCCTTGACGGGGTAATCGGCCCCCGGACCCACCTGAAGCTAGTCAGCCAGGAGCTGGAATGGGAGCGGAAGTTCCGGGACGATCAGCTGTCCCGCATACTGAAGGCGCTGATAGCGTTCGAGACGCGGCTAAAGAACGAGCAGAGCCGCATCAAGCAGCAGCTGTACGAGAAGGATGACGTTATCAACCGCCAGAACTGTGCGATCAAGCGGATGAAGCGCAAGCTGGCCGCGGAAGACGAGTCGACGacggtggaggaggagggtgGTGAGGAGGTGTCGGTAGCGGAGAAGAATGTCGCGCTACCGGCGACCATTGACGAGGTGGCCCAGTACTGCCCAAAGTGTCGCAAAAACTACTACCGGCTCGAGTGCCGTACGAGCGGGACGCAAACGTTCGAGTACTGTCGGGACGCGGACGGTGCGGAGAGTGTCAATACAG AAAACTTGTCCCTCAACAGTGTGGAGTACGCTTCGTCGAGCGAGGAACAGGAATCGTCCCTTTACGTGCGTGCGAACTCGTTCAAGGACGCACGGCGCAGCCGGAAGTACACGAGCAAGCGCTCCTACCAGGGCTACCAGCGGGGAACCGCCTCCCGGGCGAGCAGCTTCAAGAGCAATGCATCCGGCCCGGCCACCGGTACGCTAGCGAAGCTGGCCGAGCGAAACGCCCGCAGCCGGCTAAGTTGCCCGCGCGAGGAGGAGCCGGGCTGCGAGGCGTACGTTAACATCGAACCAAATGCGAATGTGCCTAAAATAGTAATCTACGAAAACTACGAAAGCGACAAGGAAAACAAGCGAATGGGAGATCAGAACCGGCAGGAGTGCGACAACAACTACGACAACGTCGAGCCGTACTCGAACCGCATCGACACGCTGCACGGCATCCACGGCCGAACCGGTGGCCGGTTCAACGGGAAGGTCCTGCAGGAGGAGCAACGAAGCGAGGAGAAGCGGGCTGGCGAGTACCGGCTCGTCGGGTCGTCCCAGCGGGGCGATGGCAGCGAGCAGATGGAGCTGGACGATGGGACCATCTTCTACGAGGCGAATGCCAGCGCCGGAAGCGTGAGCAATCAGCAAAAGTACACCGAAGGCATGGAGATGAAGCAAACGATCGAAACGAACGACGACTGGTACGCGAGCGCCAGCGACATGGAGGACTCGGACACGGCCCTCGGCAAACCGTACAGCAATGCCGCCGTCAATCCGGTGCTGGAGTGTGTCAATCAG ATACTTCTTCAACAATCGATGGATGGTTTTGGAGACAGCAACAAGGACACGAATGGGGAGGCGCCGGGCGAAGAGGAACACTACATAAAGGCACAGCAAACAACGCCACCGCCGGCGAAAGAGCACACGGCCGTCCGCTCGAAGCGCGTCCACTTTTCCACCCAAAACAGCATGGTGCAGGTGCCGCGGATATCGCTCCAGCAAacgaccggcagcagcagcaactccaGCCACGGGTCGGCCAACCATCGGACGAAGGACGACAAAGTGTCGCCGACGTACGAAATCCAGAGCATCTACAGCAACGAGTACGAGCCGATCGGGTCGGAGCACAACTCGTACTCGAACTACTACGTCGACATGGAGTCGAAGCTCGGCTCGGAGGACCGCGAGCGGGAGCAGGCACTGGCGGAAAAGCGCAAAACACCGCCCGCTCTCCCTCCGAAACCGGCCAACCTGCtgaagctgcagcagctgtcGAAGGgtaatcagcagcagcagcaacgacagCTTGTGTCAACACCGGTGAAAGGTCGCACCGGTTCGTCCGCCCAGAGTGACATTGCCGAGTCGGAGCCGGACTACTGTTCGATCAGCGAAATACAGGACTCGGTCAAGTGCGTACAGATAGTGGCGGAAATTCACAAGGACGCATGCGAAGACGATTACTCGCTGGTGGATGGGGAGGCGCGGGATGGGGAGAAGAAAGAGCAGACGGAAGCAATTGCCAGTCAGCAGCGAGCTGAGCTTTCGGTTGAGGAGCAAAAGAGTTGCACCGAGCTGGAGGAATCGTTCGCCGACGTGCCGAAGCTGCCGAACGTGGCGGAAATAGTGCCACCGAAGAAGGAACCACTGAACAAGTTCATTAGCCAGGACAACTACATCACCAAATCGTCCGGCAGTGGGTCGTCAGCGTCTTCGTCACCCGCCAAGACGGGTGGGGTAGCCACCACTCCCAGCAAAAAGGACGGCGAGTTCCGGGAACAGCTGTCGGAGATAATTGCGGAAATCAACAAACAGTCGCCCGCCATCCGGAACGCGTCGAAGAAGCAAATCCCGGTCAAGGAGCTTGGGTCACCGTTCCGGGGCGTCAGCCAGATACCGAGCGTTACGTTCCAGTCGAAGCTGAAGCCGGTTGATAAGCTAAGCTTTTTGGCCAAGAGCTCAACCGGCGGCCTGTCTGGATCGATTCCGAGCCTCAGCCACAATACACCGAAGCTGGCGGCGAGCTCAATTGCACGACCCTCCCTGAAACCTTCCATGCTAAAGTCATCCCTCTCGACGAAGGCTCTCTCGAGCACGAATCTCGCCCTTGGGGGTGGCTTGAATCAGTTCGGAAGTCCGGTGAAAACGGTTTCTTACATTCCGAACTTGAAGTCGGTGAGTGTGGCTAGTCCACTGGCGACTGCCGGTGGCACTAACGCCGGTGTGGGATGTTCACCAGCAAAAGCAACCACTTCACCGGTTAAAAAAGTGACAAGTACGCTCAATCTTACTGTCGGAACGGGCACTGGTGCCTCAACTGCCACCTCAACTCCCGTAATTATTGCGGAAGACAGCAAGCTACCGATACAGGCCGAGTTTGATTGGTACAATTTGGACGCGGAGTACGGTAAATCCAACCAGCCGGACGTGATTGTGGAAGCCGATCCCAGCACGAACGGTGACGAGGCGGATGGGACCGGCGATGAGGAGCAGATGGAGGAGGAAGGCGGTACTGAAAGTCCTTCCAAGAAGAAGCCATCCCAACCGGAAGCAGTAAACGGTGGTTCGACGGGTGATTGTGAACGGTCTTCAAGTAATGCGCCCTCTACCACTAACACCGAAAATGGAACTGGCAGTGTGTGtggcgaggaggaggaggatgaagAAGAGGAGCTGGAAAACGTTGAGTACAATCTGGACGAAGAGTACAAAAGCTTGGGACCGCTGGTGCCGCCGCCCGACATTATCATACAGAAAAGCGTTCACCCACCGATAACGCCGCCCAAGAATGGGAAAATCCCCTACAACAGTTTGTCGTTTAAGGAGCTAATGCAGCTTAACGAAACGCCCAAGATGCACGGACCGGAAGCGAAGGCGGCGAAGGTAGCAAAggcgggcggcggcggtggtggctcGCTCGCCGGGCCGGAGAATGGACCGAGCGGCAGAAACTATGAACACTTCCTGGACGATTCGGGGCTCTGCTCGAAGCCGATCATACTGCCGCGCAAGAAGCGCGTCTACTACTCCGGACCGTTCGTGTGA